In one window of Episyrphus balteatus chromosome 3, idEpiBalt1.1, whole genome shotgun sequence DNA:
- the LOC129916098 gene encoding 60S ribosomal protein L13a has translation MSGLNNRTVVIDGRGHLVGRLASVCAKYLLQGGKVAVVRCEELNLSGHFYRNKIKYLSYLRKRCNINPARGPFHFRAPSRIFYKAVRGMVPHKTKRGQAALSRLRVFDGIPPPYDKKRRVCVPIAMRVLTLRSDRKYCQVGRLSSEVGWHYQDVVKSLERKRKAKLRVTLKHNRIMKKLTVKARENIAKAAEPFNKIIQSYGYEC, from the exons ATGAGTGGTTTAAATAACAGG ACCGTTGTTATTGATGGTCGTGGCCATTTGGTCGGCCGATTGGCATCTGTATGTGCTAAATACCTGTTACAAGGCGGCAAAGTCGCTGTTGTACGATGCGAGGAGCTTAATCTCTCCGGACATTTCTACAGGAACAAGATAAAGTATCTGTCTTACCTACGCAAGAGGTGTAACATCAACCCCGCCCGCGGTCCCTTCCATTTCCGTGCCCCTTCAAGAATTTTCTACAAGGCTGTTAGAG gTATGGTACCACACAAAACAAAGCGTGGACAAGCTGCTTTGTCTCGTCTACGTGTCTTTGATGGTATTCCACCACCATACGACAAGAAGCGTCGCGTTTGTGTACCAATCGCTATGCGAGTGTTGACCCTCCGTTCTGACCGCAAATACTGCCAAGTCGGTCGTCTGTCCAGCGAAGTTGGATGGCATTATCAAGATGTTGTGAAGAGTTTGGAGAGGAAGCGCAAGGCTAAGTTGCGTGTCACACTTAAACACAACAGAATCATGAAGAAATTGACGGTGAAGGCACGCGAAAATATTGCAAAGGCAGCCGAACCCTTCAACAAGATCATTCAGTCTTATGGTTACGAATGTTAG
- the LOC129915868 gene encoding 3-oxoacyl-[acyl-carrier-protein] reductase FabG-like, protein MEFESKVIIITGASSGIGAATAIRFAKLGGLLTLVGRNLEKLNETAAKCLGAKGEHPLVVKADITNEEDVRQIVEQTLSKYSRIDVLINNAGIIENGSIEDTSLEQYDRVMETNVRSLYQLTMLAVPHLIEKKGNIVNLSSVCGLRSFPGVLAYNMSKSAVDQFKKCVALELAPKGVRVNSVNPGVIVTELHKRGGMDEETYKNFLEKCKQTHALQRPGNVDEVAAAITFLASDSASFITGVNLPVDGGRHAMCPR, encoded by the coding sequence atggAATTTGAATCTAAAGTCATTATCATAACCGGAGCAAGCTCTGGTATTGGAGCCGCAACTGCTATCAGATTTGCCAAGCTTGGTGGGCTCCTTACACTTGTTGGACGAAACTTGGAGAAACTTAATGAAACAGCTGCCAAGTGTCTAGGAGCAAAAGGCGAACATCCACTTGTTGTGAAAGCTGATATCACAAATGAAGAAGATGTACGTCAGATAGTAGAACAAACTTTATCAAAGTATAGCAGAATAGATGTTTTAATCAATAATGCTGGTATTATTGAAAATGGCTCAATTGAAGATACAAGTCTCGAGCAATATGATCGGGTTATGGAGACGAATGTTCGTTCTCTTTATCAACTGACTATGTTGGCTGTTCCTCATTTGATAGAGAAAAAAGGTAATATCGTTAACCTTTCAAGTGTATGTGGATTGAGATCATTCCCTGGTGTGTTGGCATATAATATGTCAAAGTCGGCAGTTGATCAATTCAAAAAATGTGTCGCTCTGGAGCTGGCACCCAAGGGAGTTCGTGTTAATTCAGTCAATCCGGGAGTTATTGTCACAGAACTACACAAAAGAGGTGGCATGGACGAAGAGACTTATAAAAACTTCTTGGAAAAGTGTAAGCAGACTCATGCATTACAACGTCCAGGAAATGTTGACGAAGTAGCAGCTGCTATAACATTTTTAGCTAGCGATAGCGCAAGCTTTATAACAGGGGTAAATTTACCCGTTGATGGAGGACGTCATGCAATGTGCCCACGCTAA
- the LOC129913042 gene encoding 3-oxoacyl-[acyl-carrier-protein] reductase FabG-like — MNFAGKVVLITGASSGIGAAAAETFAKLGASLVLTGRNINNLKEVATKCSADNQPLLVPGDVTKEADNEKLVAATLEKYGKLDVLVNNAGIIETGTIENTSMEQYDRIMNTNIRSIYHLTMLAVPHLVKTKGNIVNVSSVNGIRSFPGVLAYNISKVGVDQFTRCVALELAPKGVRCNCVNPGVTVTNLHKRGGMDQETYEKFLKHSQTTHALGRPGTADEVAQAIAFLASDLASFSTGISLPVDGGRHAMCPR, encoded by the coding sequence ATGAACTTTGCTGGAAAAGTTGTTCTCATAACCGGAGCAAGCTCTGGCATTGGAGCTGCAGCTGCTGAAACATTTGCAAAACTTGGCGCAAGCTTAGTACTAACTGGTCGgaatattaacaatttaaaaGAAGTTGCTACAAAGTGTTCCGCTGATAATCAACCACTTCTTGTGCCAGGCGATGTCACCAAAGAGGCTGACAATGAGAAGCTAGTTGCAGCTACTCTAGAAAAGTATGGTAAACTAGATGTCTTGGTTAATAATGCTGGCATTATTGAGACTGGCACAATTGAGAATACTAGCATGGAACAATACGATCGCATTATGAACACAAACATAAGATCAATATACCATTTGACTATGTTGGCTGTTCCACATTTGGTAAAAACCAAGGGAAACATTGTCAATGTTTCCAGTGTAAATGGTATTCGTTCGTTTCCCGGTGTTTTAGCTTATAATATATCAAAAGTAGGAGTTGATCAATTTACTAGATGTGTTGCTTTGGAACTGGCGCCGAAGGGTGTTCGTTGTAATTGCGTTAATCCTGGAGTGACTGTGACTAATTTGCACAAGCGTGGCGGAATGGACCAGGAAACTTATGAGAAGTTTTTAAAGCACTCACAGACTACCCATGCTCTTGGGCGACCAGGTACAGCTGATGAAGTTGCTCAAGCTATTGCTTTCTTGGCCAGTGATTTGGCTAGCTTTTCCACTGGAATAAGTTTGCCTGTAGATGGAGGTCGTCATGCTATGTGTCCACGTTAA
- the LOC129913040 gene encoding transforming acidic coiled-coil-containing protein 2 isoform X7: MICFCLAAERIIFLNPSDFDFLLTKGNSNGVEGDRSSLLLRFDPLLGHSVPVNLPVKAGSSTLLSSSSTLSAAAASSSASSWSSDRQQHQQQHQEFNIQNRLSPANEEEEHFYDSNRSFQLENGLTQTKPEEPPAIEPRRQQQQKQKPIQITARSLKNCAQVSQERKNVKMSVDVMQDMKIENDSKSIEEIDTQTDIKQNFKMDELEKKIKNEVLKTEDIEKKLKEAEQREEALIKRITEKDKAIAKMNGVIEAYEKAIAELISEKEHILQNYEKQLTEVKADRDSNYHHLTSLETTFSDLHVKYEKSKEMTAQLKSSEEALLAEKRQNLENLRLQEQRYEKMKNHAMQQLEIANKKLESLTKNHSMEITKLKALLKKEEISRASMTEQLQQKTRENEELVKICDELINGQGS, encoded by the exons ttttccTAAATCCATCAGATTTTGATTTTCTATTAACCAAAGGCAATAGCAATGGTGTGGAAGGCGATCGAAGTTCATTGCTATTAAGATTCGACCCACTATTGGGTCATTCAGTGCCTGTTAATCTACCGGTGAAAGCAGGTTCTTCCACactattatcatcatcatcaactttATCTGCAGCCGCCGCTTCCTCTTCGGCATCGTCGTGGTCAAGTGACAGGCAGCAACATCAACAGCAGCATCAGGAATTCAACATTCAAAATCGCCTTAGTCCAGCAAATGAAGAGGAAGAACATTTTTATGATAGTAATAGATCATTTCAACTGGAGAACGGGTTAACTCAAACTAAGCCAGAAGAGCCACCAGCAATTGAGCCGAgaagacaacaacaacaaaagcagAAACCCATACAAATCACAGCGAGGAGCTTAAAA AACTGTGCGCAGGTTTCTCAAGAACGG aagAATGTCAAAATGAGTGTCGACGTGATGCAGGACATGAAAATTGAAAACGATAGCAAATCCATTGAAGAAATTGA CACGCAAActgatataaaacaaaattttaaaatggatGAACTCGAGAAGAAGATCAAAAATGAAGT tcttAAAACAGAGGATATAGAAAAGAAACTTAAGGAGGCTGAACAACGTGAAGAAGCTTTAATCAAAAGGATAACAGAAAAAGATAAAGCAATTGCCAAAATGAA TGGTGTCATTGAAGCGTATGAAAAGGCCATCGCAGAACTTATATCAGAAAAAGAACATATATTACAAAATTATGAGAAACAATTAACAGAAGTCAAAGCAGATCGAGATTCTAATTATCATCACTTAACCTCGTTAGAAACAACTTTCTCAGATTTGCATGT TAAATATGAAAAGAGCAAGGAAATGACAGCTCAACTTAAAAGTAGTGAAGAAGCATTACTAGCTGAAAAACGACAAAACCTGGAGAACCTTAGGTTACAGGAACAGCGGTACGAAAAGATGAAAAATCATGCCATGCAGCAATTAGAAAT tgcGAATAAAAAACTCGAATCCTTAACAAAGAATCACTCAATGGAGATAACAAAACTGAAAGCTCTtctcaaaaaagaagaaatttcgAGGGCCTCTATGACCGagcaattacaacaaaaaacccGAGAAAACGAGGAACTTGTTAAAATATGTGATGAACTTATCAATGGCCAAGGAAGTTAA
- the LOC129913040 gene encoding transforming acidic coiled-coil-containing protein 1 isoform X8 has protein sequence MSVDVMQDMKIENDSKSIEEIDTQTDIKQNFKMDELEKKIKNEVLKTEDIEKKLKEAEQREEALIKRITEKDKAIAKMNGVIEAYEKAIAELISEKEHILQNYEKQLTEVKADRDSNYHHLTSLETTFSDLHVKYEKSKEMTAQLKSSEEALLAEKRQNLENLRLQEQRYEKMKNHAMQQLEIANKKLESLTKNHSMEITKLKALLKKEEISRASMTEQLQQKTRENEELVKICDELINGQGS, from the exons ATGAGTGTCGACGTGATGCAGGACATGAAAATTGAAAACGATAGCAAATCCATTGAAGAAATTGA CACGCAAActgatataaaacaaaattttaaaatggatGAACTCGAGAAGAAGATCAAAAATGAAGT tcttAAAACAGAGGATATAGAAAAGAAACTTAAGGAGGCTGAACAACGTGAAGAAGCTTTAATCAAAAGGATAACAGAAAAAGATAAAGCAATTGCCAAAATGAA TGGTGTCATTGAAGCGTATGAAAAGGCCATCGCAGAACTTATATCAGAAAAAGAACATATATTACAAAATTATGAGAAACAATTAACAGAAGTCAAAGCAGATCGAGATTCTAATTATCATCACTTAACCTCGTTAGAAACAACTTTCTCAGATTTGCATGT TAAATATGAAAAGAGCAAGGAAATGACAGCTCAACTTAAAAGTAGTGAAGAAGCATTACTAGCTGAAAAACGACAAAACCTGGAGAACCTTAGGTTACAGGAACAGCGGTACGAAAAGATGAAAAATCATGCCATGCAGCAATTAGAAAT tgcGAATAAAAAACTCGAATCCTTAACAAAGAATCACTCAATGGAGATAACAAAACTGAAAGCTCTtctcaaaaaagaagaaatttcgAGGGCCTCTATGACCGagcaattacaacaaaaaacccGAGAAAACGAGGAACTTGTTAAAATATGTGATGAACTTATCAATGGCCAAGGAAGTTAA